The Conexivisphaera calida genome includes a region encoding these proteins:
- a CDS encoding prenyltransferase, giving the protein MDGKLRAWLLSFSPVTLTSAFSSVTLGTALAWYDMGRLNAILYLVTLGGLLAAQAGVNLIHDYHDYRTGVDTLYRSSGFSHRLHPILDLGLSPSSVVAAGYALTAAALGAAAYLALVVGIPILVLGAIGLFLGAAYSVPPLKLHYRGLGELVAGLAMGPLVVWGSYAVQVGSLSRLYPLLVGTPNGAFVFLILMGSGALEVEASRAVGKKTVVLLLGARRTKYAALAAVAVMYAALAASALLGYLPLISIASLALLPWTLRLVDPLLSGSEEEVRRRWRELRRLWAGPFSVRLVLLAVLLASMVAARVMGIP; this is encoded by the coding sequence GTGGACGGAAAGCTGAGGGCATGGCTGCTCTCGTTCAGCCCGGTGACGCTCACGAGTGCCTTCTCGTCGGTCACGCTGGGCACCGCGCTCGCGTGGTACGACATGGGGAGGCTGAACGCGATCCTCTACCTCGTCACGCTCGGCGGGTTGCTCGCCGCCCAGGCGGGGGTCAACCTGATCCACGACTACCACGACTACAGGACAGGTGTGGACACGCTGTACAGGTCATCCGGGTTCTCCCACAGGCTCCATCCCATACTGGACCTGGGGCTCAGCCCCTCGAGCGTGGTGGCAGCGGGATACGCGCTGACCGCTGCGGCGCTGGGGGCCGCCGCCTACCTGGCGCTCGTGGTCGGGATCCCGATACTGGTGCTGGGGGCCATAGGCCTCTTCCTGGGGGCTGCGTACAGCGTGCCGCCGCTCAAGCTCCACTATCGCGGCCTGGGCGAGCTGGTCGCGGGGCTGGCCATGGGGCCGCTCGTGGTGTGGGGATCCTACGCAGTGCAGGTCGGATCGCTGTCCCGCCTGTACCCACTGCTCGTGGGAACGCCAAACGGCGCCTTCGTCTTCCTCATACTGATGGGATCGGGGGCGCTCGAGGTCGAGGCGAGCCGCGCCGTGGGCAAGAAGACGGTGGTCCTGCTGCTGGGCGCACGTCGTACCAAGTACGCAGCTCTGGCGGCGGTCGCCGTCATGTACGCGGCACTGGCGGCATCTGCACTGCTGGGATATCTGCCGCTGATATCAATAGCGTCCCTGGCGCTGCTCCCCTGGACGCTGAGGCTGGTGGATCCGCTCCTGAGCGGTAGCGAGGAGGAGGTCAGGAGGAGGTGGAGGGAGCTGAGGAGGCTCTGGGCGGGTCCATTCAGCGTCAGGCTGGTGCTGCTGGCCGTGCTCCTCGCCTCCATGGTAGCGGCGCGCGTCATGGGGATACCCTAG
- a CDS encoding NAD(P)-dependent oxidoreductase, protein MRIGFAGLGLMGSRIAARLSGPGIELLLWDRTGSRAREVSSKVPGSRATSDLRDFESVDVIFVMVRDSPATISVVSSLPKRGKTIVNLATILPSDALSLSHEIESAGGRFIDAPVVGSTPAAEDGKLVVLASGDEVYVSKLEDLLSKMGRIIYVGPVPSGAYAKLTANLILAGMMEVLAEALEFAERSGLDARKLAEIVAASPYRNPYFDSKLERMLRNEFSAQFPLDLMHKDLKYIVRSAQDLGAFIPMAGLAEQLFGGAEAAGCAREDLSAIYKFLSSCCGRRIKDDEDNGQSPR, encoded by the coding sequence ATGAGGATAGGATTCGCCGGATTGGGTCTGATGGGCAGCCGGATAGCTGCGAGGCTCTCCGGACCCGGAATTGAACTGCTGCTCTGGGACAGGACCGGCTCAAGGGCACGCGAAGTGTCATCCAAGGTACCTGGCTCAAGGGCGACATCGGATCTTCGTGACTTCGAGTCCGTCGACGTCATCTTCGTGATGGTCAGGGACTCGCCCGCCACGATCTCCGTGGTCTCATCGCTGCCCAAGCGCGGCAAGACTATAGTGAACCTCGCCACGATACTTCCATCCGATGCACTCTCGCTCTCCCATGAGATAGAGTCCGCCGGCGGCCGGTTCATCGACGCACCAGTCGTGGGGAGCACCCCCGCCGCGGAGGACGGTAAACTCGTGGTGCTGGCCTCGGGCGACGAGGTCTATGTGTCCAAGCTCGAGGATCTCCTCTCAAAGATGGGCAGGATCATCTACGTGGGCCCGGTGCCCTCCGGCGCGTACGCGAAGCTGACGGCCAACCTGATACTTGCCGGAATGATGGAGGTGCTGGCGGAGGCGCTGGAGTTCGCCGAGCGCTCGGGACTCGACGCGCGGAAACTTGCTGAAATAGTGGCGGCAAGTCCGTATCGGAACCCCTACTTCGACTCCAAGCTGGAACGCATGCTGAGGAACGAGTTCTCCGCGCAGTTCCCGCTGGACCTGATGCACAAGGACCTGAAGTACATAGTCAGATCCGCCCAGGACCTGGGGGCGTTCATCCCGATGGCCGGCCTCGCGGAACAGCTGTTCGGGGGCGCTGAGGCCGCGGGATGCGCAAGGGAGGATCTCTCCGCGATCTACAAGTTCCTCAGCTCGTGCTGCGGACGGCGGATCAAAGACGACGAGGACAATGGGCAGTCCCCCAGATGA